In a single window of the Streptomyces sp. NBC_00353 genome:
- a CDS encoding nucleoside deaminase — translation MKGRGAAGGTGRDVDRERLATAVAEARAGLAEGGIPIGAALYGADGSLLGRGHNRRVQDGDPSMHAETAAFRAAGRQRSYRGTTMVTTLSPCWYCSGLVRQFGISRVVIGEAATFHGGHDWLARHGVEVVLLDDAECTAMMRAFIQDHPDVWNEDIGDE, via the coding sequence ATGAAGGGCAGGGGCGCCGCCGGGGGCACCGGCCGTGACGTCGACAGGGAGCGCCTCGCGACCGCCGTCGCGGAGGCCCGCGCCGGACTGGCCGAGGGCGGCATTCCGATCGGCGCCGCGCTGTACGGGGCGGACGGCTCGCTCCTCGGCCGCGGGCACAACCGCCGCGTCCAGGACGGCGATCCGTCCATGCACGCGGAGACCGCGGCCTTCCGTGCCGCCGGGCGGCAGCGCTCGTACCGTGGCACGACGATGGTGACCACTCTTTCGCCGTGCTGGTACTGCAGCGGCCTGGTCCGCCAGTTCGGGATCTCCAGGGTGGTCATCGGTGAGGCGGCCACCTTCCACGGCGGGCACGACTGGCTGGCCCGGCACGGCGTCGAGGTCGTGCTCCTCGACGACGCCGAGTGCACCGCCATGATGCGCGCCTTCATCCAGGACCACCCGGATGTATGGAACGAGGACATCGGCGATGAGTGA
- a CDS encoding menaquinone biosynthesis decarboxylase — protein sequence MAYDDLRSLLRALEREGELKRIKAEVDPYLEVGEIVDRVNKAGGPALLFENVKGASMPLAMNVFGTDRRLLKALGLKSYADISDKIGGLLKPELPHGFVGVREAFGKLGSMVHVPPKKVKSDNAPVQEVVLTGDDVDLDQLPALFTWPEDGGSFFNLGLTHTKHPETGVRNLGLYRLQRHDRRTIGMHWQIHKDSRNHYQVAAKRGERLPVAIAFGAPPAVTYASTAPLPGDIDEYLFAGFIQGKRIEMVDCKTVPLQVPAHAEVVIEGWLEPGKMLPEGPFGDHTGFYTPQEPFPALTIDCVTMRKRPLLQSIVVGRPPTEDGPLGRATERFFLPLLKIIVPDIVDYHLPESGGFHNCAIVSIDKKYPKHAQKVMSAIWGAHMMSLTKLIVVVDSDCDVHDLHEVSWRALGNTDYARDLTVTEGPVDHLDHASYQQFWGGKAGIDATKKWPEEGYTRDGGWPNMVESDPETAAKVDRRWKEYGL from the coding sequence ATGGCTTACGACGATCTTCGTTCCCTCCTCCGGGCGCTGGAGCGCGAGGGCGAGCTCAAGCGCATCAAGGCCGAGGTCGACCCCTATCTGGAGGTCGGCGAGATCGTCGACCGGGTGAACAAGGCGGGCGGGCCCGCGCTGCTCTTCGAGAACGTCAAGGGCGCGTCCATGCCCTTGGCCATGAATGTCTTCGGGACCGACCGGCGGCTGCTGAAGGCGCTCGGGCTGAAGTCGTACGCCGACATCAGCGACAAGATCGGCGGCCTCCTCAAGCCGGAGCTGCCGCACGGCTTCGTCGGGGTGCGCGAGGCGTTCGGGAAGCTCGGCTCGATGGTGCACGTACCGCCGAAGAAGGTGAAGTCGGACAACGCCCCCGTGCAGGAGGTCGTCCTCACCGGCGACGACGTGGACCTGGATCAGCTGCCTGCGCTCTTCACCTGGCCCGAGGACGGCGGCTCCTTCTTCAACCTGGGGCTCACCCACACCAAGCACCCGGAGACCGGCGTACGGAACCTGGGGCTCTACCGGCTCCAGCGTCACGACCGGCGCACCATCGGGATGCACTGGCAGATCCACAAGGACAGCCGCAACCACTACCAGGTCGCCGCCAAGCGCGGCGAGCGGCTGCCCGTCGCGATCGCGTTCGGGGCGCCGCCCGCGGTGACGTACGCCTCCACGGCCCCACTGCCCGGGGACATCGACGAGTACCTCTTCGCCGGGTTCATCCAGGGCAAGCGGATCGAGATGGTCGACTGCAAGACCGTGCCGCTGCAGGTCCCGGCGCACGCGGAGGTCGTCATCGAGGGGTGGCTGGAACCAGGGAAGATGCTTCCCGAGGGGCCGTTCGGCGACCACACCGGGTTCTACACGCCGCAGGAGCCCTTCCCCGCGCTCACCATCGACTGCGTGACCATGCGGAAGCGTCCGCTGCTCCAGTCGATCGTGGTGGGCCGGCCGCCGACCGAGGACGGCCCGCTGGGGCGGGCCACCGAGCGGTTCTTCCTGCCGCTCCTGAAGATCATCGTGCCGGACATCGTGGACTACCACCTGCCCGAGTCCGGCGGCTTCCACAACTGTGCGATCGTCTCGATCGACAAGAAGTACCCGAAGCACGCCCAGAAGGTGATGAGTGCCATCTGGGGCGCGCACATGATGTCGCTGACCAAGCTGATCGTCGTCGTGGACTCCGACTGCGACGTCCACGATCTGCACGAGGTCTCCTGGCGGGCGCTCGGCAATACCGACTACGCCCGGGACCTCACCGTCACCGAAGGCCCGGTCGACCATCTCGACCACGCCTCCTACCAGCAGTTCTGGGGTGGCAAGGCGGGCATCGACGCGACGAAGAAGTGGCCCGAGGAGGGCTACACCCGGGACGGGGGCTGGCCGAACATGGTCGAGTCCGACCCGGAGACGGCGGCGAAGGTCGACCGCCGGTGGAAGGAGTACGGGCTGTGA
- the resB gene encoding cytochrome c biogenesis protein ResB has protein sequence MSNTKTDAAEERANERERESRQERENAAELGAAGSQLSTAPREEALAALPAMGVIGWARWFWRQLTSMRVALILLFLLSLGAIPGSLIPQNSVDELKVQTFKEAHTTVTPIYEKLQFFDVYSSVWFSAIYILLFVSLIGCIVPRTGQFIGQLRSRPPGAPKRLTRLPAYTTWRTDAEPEQVREAALAIMRKRRFRAHADGDAVAAEKGYLREAGNLMFHVSLIVMLVAFATGQLFKSEGGKLIVDGDGFSNTLTQYDDFKSGSLYDTDSLAPFSFTLDKFVGTYERNGPQIGTPRKYEAHVTYSEGAYGKPKKAVIKVNEPLVVDGSKVYLIGHGYAPVVSVKDGKGKEVYKAAVPLLPIDSNVTSTGAIKVMDGYRDKNGKKDQLGFQAFFVPTFAGNGKGTMFSQFPAADFPVLALNGYHGSLGVDSGLPQNVYQLNTSKMEAFKDSKGDKLKQRLLPGETMKLPDGAGSITFEGIEQWASFQISQQPASGWALTGAIGAIAGLAGSLFIQRRRVWVRAVRGADGVTVVEMAGLGRSESAKLPEELADLAVTLHDMAPTAPDDASAEALSEEPAEGAEK, from the coding sequence ATGAGCAACACCAAGACCGACGCGGCCGAAGAGCGCGCGAACGAGCGCGAGCGCGAGAGCCGACAGGAGCGGGAGAACGCGGCCGAGCTCGGCGCGGCCGGCTCGCAGCTCTCCACGGCACCGCGCGAAGAAGCCCTGGCCGCACTGCCCGCCATGGGCGTCATCGGCTGGGCGCGCTGGTTCTGGCGCCAGCTCACCTCGATGCGGGTCGCGCTGATCCTGCTCTTCCTGCTCTCGCTCGGGGCCATCCCCGGCTCGCTGATCCCGCAGAACAGCGTGGACGAGCTGAAGGTGCAGACCTTCAAGGAAGCCCACACCACCGTCACGCCGATCTACGAGAAGCTCCAGTTCTTCGACGTCTACAGCTCGGTGTGGTTCTCCGCGATCTACATCCTGCTGTTCGTCTCCCTCATCGGCTGCATCGTGCCGCGCACCGGCCAGTTCATCGGCCAGCTGCGCAGCCGGCCGCCGGGCGCCCCCAAGAGGCTGACCCGGCTGCCCGCGTACACGACGTGGCGCACCGACGCCGAGCCCGAGCAGGTCCGCGAGGCCGCGCTCGCGATCATGCGCAAGCGGCGCTTCCGGGCGCACGCGGACGGCGATGCGGTCGCCGCCGAGAAGGGCTACCTGCGCGAGGCCGGGAACCTGATGTTCCATGTCTCGCTGATCGTCATGCTGGTGGCCTTCGCCACCGGGCAGCTCTTCAAGTCCGAGGGCGGAAAGCTGATCGTCGACGGCGACGGCTTCTCCAACACGCTGACCCAGTACGACGACTTCAAGTCCGGATCGCTGTACGACACGGACTCGCTCGCCCCGTTCAGCTTCACCCTCGACAAGTTCGTCGGCACGTACGAGCGCAACGGTCCGCAGATCGGCACCCCACGCAAGTACGAGGCCCACGTCACGTACTCCGAGGGCGCGTACGGCAAGCCGAAGAAGGCCGTCATCAAGGTCAACGAGCCGCTGGTGGTCGACGGCTCCAAGGTCTATCTGATCGGGCACGGCTACGCCCCGGTCGTCTCCGTCAAGGACGGCAAGGGCAAGGAGGTCTACAAGGCCGCCGTTCCGCTGCTGCCGATCGACAGCAATGTCACCTCGACCGGTGCGATCAAGGTGATGGACGGCTACCGCGACAAGAACGGCAAGAAGGACCAGCTGGGCTTCCAGGCGTTCTTCGTGCCGACGTTCGCGGGCAACGGCAAGGGGACGATGTTCTCCCAGTTCCCGGCCGCGGACTTCCCGGTACTGGCCCTCAACGGGTACCACGGCAGCCTCGGTGTCGACTCCGGTCTGCCGCAGAACGTGTACCAGCTGAACACCTCGAAGATGGAGGCGTTCAAGGACAGCAAGGGCGACAAGCTGAAGCAGCGGCTGCTGCCCGGCGAGACGATGAAGCTGCCGGACGGCGCCGGATCGATCACCTTCGAGGGCATCGAGCAGTGGGCCAGCTTCCAGATCTCGCAGCAGCCCGCCAGCGGCTGGGCGCTCACCGGAGCCATCGGGGCCATCGCCGGTCTGGCCGGGTCGCTGTTCATCCAGCGGCGCCGGGTCTGGGTCCGGGCCGTACGCGGAGCGGACGGCGTCACCGTCGTCGAGATGGCGGGCCTGGGCCGCAGCGAGTCCGCGAAGCTTCCCGAGGAACTGGCCGATCTCGCGGTCACACTCCATGACATGGCGCCCACCGCGCCCGACGACGCATCCGCCGAAGCACTTTCCGAAGAACCTGCCGAAGGGGCTGAGAAGTGA
- the ccsB gene encoding c-type cytochrome biogenesis protein CcsB, which translates to MNLAAATNENLAHTSNVLIYSSMAVYTIAFFAHIAEWVFGSRSKVGRTAAALTGAGAAGASSAKIQVQVAQKGGATAVLDRPKIITRSAAGSRDVPDGPGAAGGTFKGDLWGRIAVSMTVLAFLVQAAGVVARALSVQRAPWGNMYEFSITFSTVAVAAYLILLGLKKNVRWMGLLLVTTVLLDLGIATTVLYTSSDQLVPALHSYWLWIHVSTAIICGAVFYIGAVGTLLYLFRDSYESKLANGVEPGSFAQSVLSRLPAAATLDKFSYRVNAAVFPLWTFTIIAGAIWAGDAWGRYWGWDPKEVWSFITWVAYACYLHARATAGWKGRKAAYLALIAFGCWLFNYYGVNIFVTGKHSYAGV; encoded by the coding sequence GTGAATCTCGCCGCCGCAACCAACGAGAATCTGGCGCACACCAGCAATGTGCTGATCTATTCGTCGATGGCCGTCTACACCATCGCCTTCTTCGCGCACATCGCGGAGTGGGTGTTCGGCAGCCGCAGCAAGGTCGGCCGCACCGCCGCCGCGCTGACCGGGGCCGGAGCCGCCGGCGCCTCCTCGGCGAAGATCCAGGTCCAGGTCGCGCAGAAGGGCGGCGCCACCGCCGTACTGGACCGTCCGAAGATCATTACGCGTTCCGCCGCCGGTTCGCGTGACGTCCCGGACGGGCCCGGCGCAGCCGGTGGCACGTTCAAGGGCGATCTGTGGGGGCGGATCGCGGTCTCCATGACCGTGCTCGCCTTCCTCGTCCAGGCCGCCGGGGTCGTCGCCCGCGCGCTGTCCGTGCAGCGTGCCCCCTGGGGCAACATGTACGAGTTCTCGATCACCTTCTCCACGGTGGCCGTCGCCGCGTACCTGATCCTCCTCGGGCTGAAGAAGAACGTCCGCTGGATGGGCCTGCTGCTGGTCACGACCGTCCTGCTGGACCTCGGCATCGCGACCACCGTGCTCTACACCTCCAGCGACCAGCTGGTGCCCGCACTGCACTCGTACTGGCTGTGGATCCACGTCTCCACCGCCATCATCTGCGGTGCCGTCTTCTACATCGGTGCGGTCGGCACACTGCTGTACCTGTTCCGCGACAGCTACGAGAGCAAGCTCGCGAACGGCGTCGAGCCCGGCTCGTTCGCCCAGTCCGTGCTGTCCCGGCTGCCCGCCGCGGCGACCCTCGACAAGTTCTCGTACCGTGTCAACGCCGCCGTCTTCCCGCTGTGGACGTTCACGATCATCGCGGGTGCGATCTGGGCCGGCGACGCCTGGGGCCGCTACTGGGGCTGGGACCCCAAGGAGGTCTGGTCCTTCATCACCTGGGTCGCGTACGCCTGCTACCTGCACGCCCGCGCCACCGCAGGCTGGAAGGGCCGCAAGGCCGCCTACCTGGCGCTGATCGCCTTCGGCTGCTGGCTCTTCAACTACTACGGCGTGAACATCTTCGTCACCGGCAAGCACTCCTACGCCGGCGTCTGA
- a CDS encoding PLD nuclease N-terminal domain-containing protein: MFRALIYLLPLALTIYAFIDCLNTPEDEAKHLPKIAWVFIILLFWIVGPLVWLGAGKMRHAPAGGRTPSEWHRNHRHEWVAPDDNPEFLKALKEENKKDESLLKDWEADLRRREEELKRRESGAGPEESAPPAS, from the coding sequence ATGTTCCGGGCCTTGATCTATCTCCTGCCTCTGGCACTGACGATCTACGCGTTCATCGACTGTCTGAACACCCCGGAGGACGAGGCCAAGCATCTGCCGAAGATCGCCTGGGTCTTCATCATTCTGCTGTTCTGGATCGTGGGCCCGCTCGTGTGGCTCGGCGCGGGCAAGATGCGCCACGCGCCCGCCGGGGGCCGTACGCCGTCGGAATGGCACCGCAACCACCGCCATGAGTGGGTGGCGCCGGACGACAATCCGGAATTCCTGAAGGCGCTGAAGGAGGAGAACAAGAAGGACGAGTCGCTCCTCAAGGACTGGGAGGCGGATCTGCGCCGCCGTGAGGAGGAGCTCAAGCGCCGCGAGAGCGGGGCCGGGCCGGAGGAGTCCGCTCCGCCCGCCTCGTAA
- a CDS encoding SRPBCC domain-containing protein has protein sequence MSDTHTVVERGAAETDGDRHILRFTLRLPHSVSRVWAAVASSDGLRDWLAAAEPFEPRIGGAITLRWLNTDRDGNATVASGTVTAWDIERVAEYTLEGVHGRIRFHLEPPRGDHVVLRFTNEFRGDDGLRLDCLAGWHKHFEYLVEALDGRPADWSAWTLTRWQELRDGYAADGGRGGD, from the coding sequence ATGAGCGACACGCACACAGTGGTCGAACGTGGTGCCGCAGAGACCGACGGCGACCGCCACATCCTGCGGTTCACGCTCCGGCTGCCCCACTCCGTGTCACGGGTGTGGGCAGCCGTTGCCAGTTCCGACGGGCTGCGGGACTGGCTCGCCGCCGCCGAACCGTTCGAACCGCGCATCGGCGGTGCGATCACGCTGCGCTGGCTCAACACGGACCGGGACGGGAACGCCACGGTCGCCTCCGGCACCGTCACCGCCTGGGACATCGAGCGGGTCGCCGAATACACCCTCGAAGGGGTGCACGGCCGGATCCGCTTCCACTTGGAGCCGCCGCGCGGCGACCATGTGGTGCTGCGCTTCACCAATGAGTTCCGCGGCGACGACGGGCTGCGACTGGACTGCCTGGCGGGCTGGCACAAGCACTTCGAGTACCTGGTGGAGGCGCTGGACGGGCGTCCCGCCGACTGGTCCGCGTGGACGCTCACGCGATGGCAGGAGCTGCGGGACGGCTACGCGGCGGACGGCGGCCGGGGCGGGGACTGA